gtgacaggtaCTTCACAGGCTTCTATTTTTTTAACAAAGCTTGAGCTACGAAGCTCACTGTGTGCCCGCTTGGCCACTGCCTGTAGGCATCAGGCCACCCCAACCTGCTGCCTTGCCGGCGACCAGCACCTGCAGGGTTGCCGCCGGCCTGCACTCAcctgccacgccgcccctcccctcacctgcaGGGTTGCCGCCGACCTGCACTCAcctgccacgccgcccctcccctcacctgcaTCTCACGCCCATCCCCTCACCTctagcagccgccgcccctcccctcacctgcaTCTCGCGCCCATCCCCtcacctccagcagccgccgcccctcccctcacctgcaCTGTGGTACATGGAGCCCAGGGGTCCAACCCACGGTGGATCTTCACCAACAAAACGAGCTGCTCCACCCCCCACCAGCATCCACGGCAACCACCCCCACAAGGTGAGGTCAGTGATGTGTACCTCTATCGATTTAGATTTTTTCTTGTAGTGTTTtaactttagtagagggatttAAGATGGATTTGTTACTCTTTGCACCTAATTTATCCAGGTCGAGATGGATAGAAGTTGGCTTTATACAAGTGCACCATTTTCGCCGGCCTTTTTGTCTGGTATTCAACAATTCATGGAATATGTCAGAGGTAGTGTAGATGAGAAAATCAAGTGCCCATGCCAAAAATGCCTGAACCAGAAAGAGAAAAGCCTAGATGATGCACATGAGGATATCGAGCTCAATGGTATGTCTAGGTGCTATATTAGGTGGGCTCATTatggagaggaagaagatgatgttggacaagatgatgatggagaactCGCTGTTGTACCTGAAGATATGTCATGTGATGGAACTGACCAAGGCCAGGCACCACTTGATGAGGAAGGACAAGCTGAAGATGTCATAGATGACGGTGCAAGGGGAGTTCAGGGGTTGATTCAAGATTTGCGAGACGCAGCAAGCCATGGCCTCGGTGGTAACTTATATAAACAACTCATGGAAGAGGCAAAGTGTGAACTTTATCCAGGTTGCACCGAGGAGACTAGGCTATCTTTCATGATTAAATTGCTGCATATAAAAGTGTACAATCGGATAACAACATCTGGGTTCGATacattccttgagttgctttctTCAACTTTGAATAATGTTCCCGGAATTCCTAAGTCATATAACGAGATGAAAGCTGTGCTTCGGAAGCTTGGTTTTGGTTATGTTTCTATTGATGTGTGCAAGTATGATTGTGCCTTGTTTTCGAAGGACCATGAAGGCGATGATCATTGCCCAGTTTTTGGCTTCACAAGATGGAAAGTGAACAAGGAGTGCAGAAAGAAAGTTCCTCACAAGGTCCTCCGTTACTTTCCAATAATTCCACGCCTTCAAAGGCTTTTCATGTCAAAGCAGCGGGCACAATATGCAAGATGGCACAAGGAAAAGAGGGTACCCGTTGAAAATGAAATGAGACATCCTGCTGATGGAGAAGCTTGGACAGATTTTGATGAGACTTTCAAGTCTTTTGTAGATGATCCCCGCAATTTGaggttagccattgctactgatGGATTTAACCCATTTGGTCAGATGAGCAATTCATATAGCATATGGCCAGTGTTAGTGGTACCATACAATTTTCCACCATGGATGTGCATGGACCAATCCAATTATATGCTTGCTTTACTAATTCCAGGCAAAAAATCACCAGGCAAAGATTCTTCTCCATGGAGTTTTAGAGAGGGggtgctgcccatttttctCAAGATTTGTGGGGATTTCACTTATCCAAGTGCAAAAAAGATTAGCCACGTGTATATATCATTATGCTAAATTTTTCTAAAGTACACCATTCTGCAACCATATAATGCCTGAAATGGAGAACACCCCAAAGCAGAATGGTGAGCTGCATTGTACCAGAACTCCGCCATAGGTAACCAGCCTCTCCATTGTTTGGGTGAATTGTGAACAGCACACCTGAGATACATCTCCAAACACTGATtcatcctctctctctctctctctctatctggCCATCAGTTTATGGATGGTAACCGGTGCTCATCAAGAGTGTAGTGTTCCATAGTTTCAACAACTCCTTCCAAAATGCACTTGTGAAGATTTTGTCTCTGTCAGAGACAATGGTTCTGGGCAAACCATGCAGTTTAGGCACATTGTCCATCACTGCCTTAGCCACTATAGATGCTGTAAAAGGATGTTTGAGAGGCACAAAGTGTGAATGTTTGGTAAACCGGTCCAACACCACCAGAATAGTGTCATAACCATCAGATTTTGGGAGTCCTTCAATAAAATCCATGTTCAAACCCTGCCAGGCACCAGCAGGAATAGGTAGGGGTTGCAGCAGGCCAGCAGGTATGAACCTCTCATGTTTAGCCTGCTGACATATGGCACACTGCTTCACAAAATCATCAACATCTTGTTTCATCCCCTTCCATGAGAACAACTTCTTAACTCTTTGGTAGGTTACTAGTATGCCTGAGTGGCCACACAAAGCACTAGCGTGTAGAGCAGCAATCAGTTTTGTTCTCAGGGCTGAATTGTGGCCTACCCAGATTTTTTGTCCCTGCCTGATCAACCCTCTTGAGAGAGAAAATCCTTTGTCATCAGGGCTGGATATGGCCAATTGTTGCAGCAGCTGCTAGGCTTCACTTTCAGTAATTATGAGTTGATTACTTCTTGAATCCATAATAACTGGACTTCAGAAAGAGCTTGGATAGCCATCACATGACCAATTCTAGACAAAGCATTAGCTGCTTGATTGTCCTGACCCTTCTTGTACAGAATTTTGAATTGAAGACCCATTAACCTTGTCATGGGCTTTTTCTGCAACTCAGACTGAAGATGTTGCTCCCCCAAATAACacaagctcttatggtcagtcTTGATGATAAACGCTTGTCTCTGTAAGTAGGGCCTCCACCTCTCTACTACCATGATAACAGCAAGGAATTCCTTCTCATAGATGGACAATTGTTTGTGCTGTTCAGATAGTGCTTTGCTCAGGAATGCAATAGGCTGCCCCTTCTGAGATCACATAGCACCAATACCAGAAGCACAAGCATCAGTCTCCAATGTAAACACCTCATTGAAGTTAGGCATTGCCAACACTGGGGTGGACTGCATGGCCAACTTAAGCTGTTGACCAGACAAACTATTTGTTCTTCAATAGATTGGTGAGAGGTTTGGCAATGATCCCATAGTGATGCACAAACTTTCTATAGTACCCTGTCAACCCTAAAAATCCTCTTAGTTCAGTAAGGGTAGCAGGTGTGGGCCATTTCACCACCTGTTGTTTTACTGGGATCAGTAGATATTGCCACTTGAGAAATTATATGGCCCAAATACTCCAACTCCTTTTGGGAAAATGAACACTTGGACATTTTCATATAGAACTTGTTGGCTCTCAGGATTCACAACACCTGCTGAAGATGTGCCAAGTTGCTCTCCAATGTAGGGCTgtatattagaatatcatcCAAGAACACCATAACAAACTTCCTCAAGAAAGGTCCCAAAAGGTAGTTCATAATACATTGGAAAGTAGCAGGAGCATTAGTCAGCCCAAAGGGCATAACCTTAAATTGGTAGTGGCCATGGTGAGTTTTAAATGTTGTTTTGAATTCTTCTTCCACTTTCATTcttatctgatgatatccagccCTCATGTCTAACCTAGTGAAAAGCTTTGTGCCAAACAACTCATCAAGTATTTCCTCTATAATAGGCATAGTgaacttattcttaatggtcaTGGAATTCAATTTTCCATAGTCAATACAGAATCTCCATGAACCATCCTTTTTTTGAATTAACAATACGGGAGAAGCAAAAGGGTTGTTGCTCAAAGTAATCGAACCTgcctccaagacctccttgactTGTCTCTCCATTTCATCTTTGTGAAGGGGTGAGTACCTATATGGTCAAGAATTAACTGGAACAGTACCACGAATCAGAGGGATTGCATGATCATAAGCCCTGGCAGGGGGAAGTTCTTTAGGTTCTCCAAAGACATCCTTATATTCCTCAAGCAACTTCTTAACTTCTGGAGGTGTTGTGGGACTAGGTTTGTCTTTACAGTGCTCCACCACAGCTACTGCCCGGACCTCATTCCCCTGACACCACTTCACTAACTGTTCAGCATGGATTTCAGACAATTCCAGCTTGGGTGCAACCACTCGCTGCAACTGAATTGTTTTACCATTTTCCACAAATTCCATGGTTCTCTTATCCCAATCACACTTCATGGGACTCCTAGAAGAGAGCCAGTCAAAGCCCAATATAGAATCATAAGCCCCTCAGTCAATAACTCTCATGTCAGTCTTGAATGTGTGCCTATGGCACCACCATTCCAGCCCATAAACTATCTTGTCACAGATCAGCATTTCCCCATTGGCCACCTTTACTTAAGGATGGCAATAGGGCCGGTTCTGATCAGGTGGAGTGTCTGGGCACCCAAAACCAAAACTCGAACTTAAAACCCAAATCCGCTCCGAACACCGATTCGGGTGAAAATCCATCCCCAAAACCGAAACCTGCGCATACCCAAAACCTGATTGGATACCCGAAACCCGCTTTGTATGGCAACATAGTAAGACCAATAAGTACTTTCTATAAACATatacatgatatatatataacaTTCACATGTATAAACAAGAGGCAATAAATAGTAAATAATTTTCTAAGTCAACTTAGAATAAAATTAATAGTCTAAGTAAACAAAGTTATTACTAATATACtataaaacatgagtttttatTTCAAATGGATATCCATAGGGTATCCATGGGTGAAAAACCAAACCCGAAACTGAACCTGATAGGTTTCAGGGTCCCAAACCCTAAAACCATGGGTGAGAAATCATCCCCAAACCCAAACCCACTAGACCTGAAACCCGCGGATATCCGACCCGAAACCGAACCATTGCCATCCTTAGCTTCACTTGGATAGGTGCACAAGACTTAGGCAGGATACCCATTTTGTTCAAGAATGTTGCATTCACAAAACTAGTAGAATTGCTAGAGTCGACAAAAGTCAGCATCACTTTGTTTTGTACTAAGGATCTTAGTTTGATGCACCCCTCCTTATCAACCCCATCCACAGCATGCAAAGATAGTTGCACAAATTCCTCAGTCAAAGCATCTTCCTCCTCTAACTGATTCAGCACATCCTCAGATAATGGCTGATCCAAGTCATTACACACCAAGGCATTCAACTGAGTCCTAACCCTCACCTTGCATTTCTCAGGGTGGGTAGGGTCATTGGGCTTACCACAATACATGCATTGCTCATTGGCCTTGCGCAGATCTCTGATCTGCCTTTCTTTCCACAGCCCTGAAGTAGACTGGTTAGATTTGTAATCAGGTCTAGCATTGAAGTTGGAACTCTTCCCCATTGCAGGTTTGGTTGCCTTAAATTTGCCCTTCTCTTGCAGTTTTTCCTGAATCTTAGCCAGCAAAATGGCCTTATCAACTAAAGCTAGAACTTGAGACATGACTGATCCTTTAAGTTCAGGCTTGAGACCCTTCATGAACTGGGACACAAAAAACATATCTCCCAGACTAGTATTGAGCATCAACAACACATATCTCATCTCCTCAAAGCCCTTGGCATACTCCTCCACTGAACCCAACTACTTGTACTCCAGCAGGTTAGAAATAGTTTGCCTATAGTCATCAGCACCAAATTTTTCCTCCACAGCTTTACAGAACTGTGACCTAGTACAAACCCCATCTGTCACCTTGAACACTTGCCACCATCTGGCTGCATTCTCTTTCATATGTAGTGCAGCAGCAGTCACCCACATAGTATTAGGAACATGGCAAATTTTGAAATAATCCTTATACTTGTCAAGCCAGATCTTAGGATTCTCCCCTTCAAACAGAGGAAATGACAGCTTGGGAGGAGTGTAACAAGGATGGAACCCCTGATCATCTCTATCACGCATGGAATGACTAGTATCTGATCGCCCTGACCGAGGATTGGCTCTACTGGAATGCATAGGGTTGATGTTTTCAGACAATATCGAAGGACTCATAGAATCAGAGTCAGAATCTTCATGAAGACGAGCTGCACTCAGCTGTTCGACTGCCCTCACCATCTCTGCAATCTGCTGAGGGATCACCTGTTGATCCACGTCAGTTACCCTACAGCCTTGGTATTCATAGTCAGTTGAGCCATCATATGCTGCTGATTAAGATTAATCTCATGCATGAACAATATATCCATATTGGCAACCAGTTTGTCCCAGCGCTCCTAATCCTGCTGATTCCGTAGATCCATGGCATCCAGAATGTACTGAGTCTGCACAGAGGGTTTAGGAGGTGCCGTGGCAGATCTCCTAGAAGCGGACCCAAGCGTGGATAGGAATTACACGGTCGAATTGACTCAGCAGAGTACCGAATCAACCAAGCAACCAAACCAAAATTGGTTGCCCAAATTGAAGCCGATGGAGTAGCGAGATCTAGCACGCGTACATGATGTAAGAAGAGGGAAGGAGCCTACCGCCGTCCAACGCCACCAGAACACCAAATCTGTCGGGACCACCAccgccaaacgccgccgccaccgaaAAAACCCCGATTggtccaccaccaccacatgccgccgccaccgccgataGAAGCCAGCCAACACCCACGCCGAGGATAGAAGCCTCTGATACCAACTGTCACGACCCATGGTCACCGGCGATCGACGCCGAGACGATGGAAATCGGAGAGATAGTTCGCGGAGGAAGGATTCCTCTCACTGTTTACTTTCTGAAAATTGTTGTGTTCTTAGCTGGGGCCTTCTCTTAAGCGCCTAGTGTCTCACCGCCTAGTGGGCCATTACAGCAGGTTCGCTACATAAAATAGAAATACACTCTCGAAACTAGAAAGCGCATTTCATAGAGTACGCCATCTTCTCATATGGCATCATAGGACGCTGACACAGCCGGACCTGTCGCTGTGCGGTGTCAAGGCCGGCggggtggtggacggcctcccAAACGGGGGCAGGGCCTACGTCACCGGCCGCTCCGGCTCCAACCGAGCGAAAGTCCTTACCTCCGACAATGACATCTATGGTTTTCCGGCCACGTCACACACCTTCCATTACAAAACTGAAGTTCTCAGTTCGTTTGTTGGTTATTTTAAGTTGGCGTCCGTCTGACAGATATTTTCTCTATTCTACTTGCTAAATTTTCTTCAGGGTTCGAGTCACCCATACTGAGGTACGTACAGCAATTGGTTTTTGGTTCGTGGACTCAAATTCCTTATGAATTTTGGTCCAGCACAAATTATGGGAAACAGTAATGTAATTCCCACTGAAATTTAAGAAAAGATAACTGGAAAGTTTCATTCACAAAAGAAAAAACAACTGGAAAATTTAGCCCAATTTGGCCATCAACACCGTATATGAAAACTCCAAGTAGAAAAATACTGTGGCTCCGCTCAGTATGGTGTTCTTGGTCAAACTGAAAGACACAATCCTTAGTTACTGAGAACCTTGCATTTCCTTTTTCACTTCTTTTTTTCTGCTCTTGAAGGGAAAGTCCATATTTCAAGTCTCAGCTATGGTTTTATCTGTTTTTCCTGCCCTGGACTCCTACACTATTTAGTTTAGAACCTTTGAATTATCAAAACGTTACAACGTGAATTATCAGAGCATGTGTGATTGCAGAAAAATAGCGTAACAGGATACTATGTTGTGGTCCCTGATTTCTTCCG
The Panicum hallii strain FIL2 chromosome 6, PHallii_v3.1, whole genome shotgun sequence genome window above contains:
- the LOC112898099 gene encoding uncharacterized protein LOC112898099, producing the protein MEPRGPTHGGSSPTKRAAPPPTSIHGNHPHKVEMDRSWLYTSAPFSPAFLSGIQQFMEYVRGSVDEKIKCPCQKCLNQKEKSLDDAHEDIELNGMSRCYIRWAHYGEEEDDVGQDDDGELAVVPEDMSCDGTDQGQAPLDEEGQAEDVIDDGARGVQGLIQDLRDAASHGLGGNLYKQLMEEAKCELYPGCTEETRLSFMIKLLHIKVYNRITTSGFDTFLELLSSTLNNVPGIPKSYNEMKAVLRKLGFGYVSIDVCKYDCALFSKDHEGDDHCPVFGFTRWKVNKECRKKVPHKVLRYFPIIPRLQRLFMSKQRAQYARWHKEKRVPVENEMRHPADGEAWTDFDETFKSFVDDPRNLRLKMLLPQITQALMVSLDDKRLSL